From Solidesulfovibrio carbinoliphilus subsp. oakridgensis, the proteins below share one genomic window:
- a CDS encoding nitroreductase family protein, producing the protein MDLIEVDWERCKKDGLCVAECPSGALAADAEGGPVAADPAVCNACGHCVAVCPHDAIVNSRVAAVGGDVSPNVRAWPAPEVVDGFLRGRRSIRAYKDKPVSREMLAELIDVARFAPTASNAQEVRWIVVPDKDKVATLAGLTAAWFAGNGQRKQYSAMWDQGRDYFLRGAPALAVTYTHDAAPFGAADCGIALTFLELAAVSRGLGTCWAGLLTYAANGDPAVRQALGVPDGHTVHGGLMLGYPKTRFMGVPPRNPAVIHWV; encoded by the coding sequence ATGGATTTGATCGAAGTGGATTGGGAGCGGTGCAAAAAAGACGGCCTGTGCGTGGCCGAGTGCCCGAGCGGGGCGCTTGCGGCCGACGCCGAGGGCGGACCGGTGGCGGCCGATCCGGCCGTGTGCAACGCCTGCGGCCACTGCGTGGCCGTGTGCCCCCACGACGCAATCGTGAATTCCCGCGTGGCCGCCGTGGGCGGGGACGTGTCGCCAAACGTCCGGGCCTGGCCGGCGCCCGAGGTGGTGGACGGGTTTTTGCGCGGCCGTCGTTCCATCCGGGCCTACAAGGACAAGCCCGTGTCCCGCGAGATGCTGGCGGAACTGATCGACGTGGCCCGTTTCGCGCCAACGGCCTCCAACGCCCAGGAAGTCCGCTGGATCGTGGTGCCGGACAAGGACAAGGTGGCCACCCTGGCCGGACTGACCGCCGCCTGGTTCGCGGGCAACGGCCAGCGGAAGCAGTATTCGGCCATGTGGGACCAGGGACGCGACTACTTCCTGCGGGGCGCGCCGGCCCTGGCCGTCACCTACACCCACGACGCCGCACCCTTTGGCGCGGCCGATTGCGGCATTGCGCTGACCTTCCTGGAACTGGCCGCCGTGTCCCGGGGCCTTGGCACCTGCTGGGCCGGACTTTTAACCTACGCCGCCAACGGCGATCCGGCCGTGCGGCAGGCCCTCGGCGTGCCGGACGGGCACACCGTCCACGGCGGGCTCATGCTCGGCTATCCCAAGACCCGGTTCATGGGCGTGCCGCCGCGAAATCCGGCCGTCATCCACTGGGTCTAG
- a CDS encoding SpoIIE family protein phosphatase, producing MRIRTKLLLFLLALVLPPLVAVSYYALRQGRLLGEELAGTAADSSRHAAAQELALMVELIGEDVNDNRQMLELSLAFLAQEAGRVLAAPAPDGATVFSSDAFDAARGLPAGLTPLAGLGVPATADAPSFSRPAGSAGIWPTDDARRLTRLLPTLATLQAKLAGNMLWAYVALPSGLLCTFPGHGRMPAGYDPRERPWYQAALHRGDAAWTILRDASTGRLTATVAAPIPGPDGKLLGVAGIDAPLETLLPESDLSRRWGEGVRALVVRNAPPSGRTEGGAGTGVEVLGSRDFLAATSGWNTPLAPVRLASPDAAALARLAAAIDGGQPEQMELSLEGDRYFAVYKPFPDAPAGLLVLVPSQAVLRQAASAEAAIRTRTQGMLTVVVSFALLAVAGAAGMAYFGARAVTRPVTSLCLAAERLAQGDLAARAPVAGRDELATLAATFNDMAPKLAERLRLKQDMLLAMEVQQNLLPKAPPVLPGLDIAGATSFCDETGGDYFDYLHLTPQGGGICDVVVGDATGHGVAAALFMATGRALLRAGRGGEPGPAALLTLANGLLWQDTMESGRFLTLYYLRLTDGGLAPDGGLTWARAGHDPALLYDPATDAFEELMGPGLPLGVLPDYAYEEQSHSGLAPGQVLAIGTDGIWEARNPAGEMYGKERFRRVLRATARGTAEAIVAAIHQDVAGFQAGAPRDDDITVVVVKALG from the coding sequence ATGCGCATTCGCACCAAACTGCTCCTCTTTCTCCTGGCCCTGGTGCTGCCGCCGCTGGTGGCCGTCAGCTACTACGCCCTGCGCCAGGGGCGGCTCCTCGGCGAGGAACTGGCGGGCACGGCCGCCGATTCCTCGCGGCACGCGGCCGCACAGGAGCTGGCCCTCATGGTGGAGCTCATTGGCGAGGACGTAAACGACAACCGGCAGATGCTCGAACTGTCCCTGGCTTTCCTGGCCCAGGAAGCCGGCCGGGTCCTGGCCGCTCCTGCGCCGGACGGCGCCACCGTCTTTTCGAGCGACGCCTTTGACGCGGCCCGCGGCCTGCCCGCCGGGCTGACCCCGCTCGCCGGCCTCGGCGTCCCGGCCACGGCCGACGCCCCGTCCTTCAGCCGGCCGGCCGGTAGCGCCGGAATCTGGCCCACGGACGACGCCCGCCGCCTGACCCGCCTCCTGCCGACCCTCGCCACCCTCCAGGCCAAGCTGGCCGGGAACATGCTCTGGGCCTACGTGGCCCTGCCGAGCGGACTCCTTTGCACCTTTCCCGGCCATGGCCGCATGCCGGCCGGCTACGATCCCCGGGAGCGGCCCTGGTACCAGGCGGCGCTCCACCGGGGCGACGCGGCCTGGACCATCCTGCGCGACGCGTCCACCGGCCGGCTGACGGCCACGGTGGCCGCGCCCATTCCGGGGCCGGACGGAAAGCTCCTCGGCGTGGCCGGCATCGACGCGCCCCTCGAGACCCTTTTGCCGGAAAGCGACCTGTCGCGGCGCTGGGGCGAGGGGGTGCGGGCCCTTGTCGTCCGCAACGCCCCTCCGTCCGGCAGGACCGAGGGCGGTGCCGGGACGGGGGTGGAGGTCCTCGGCAGCCGCGATTTTCTCGCCGCCACGAGCGGCTGGAACACGCCCCTGGCGCCGGTTCGGCTGGCCTCGCCGGATGCGGCCGCCCTGGCCCGGCTGGCCGCCGCCATCGACGGCGGCCAGCCGGAGCAGATGGAGCTGTCCCTGGAAGGGGATCGGTATTTCGCCGTGTACAAGCCCTTTCCGGACGCGCCGGCCGGCCTGCTCGTGCTGGTGCCCAGCCAGGCGGTGCTCCGCCAGGCCGCTTCGGCCGAAGCGGCCATCCGCACGCGCACCCAGGGGATGCTGACCGTGGTGGTGTCGTTCGCACTCCTCGCCGTGGCCGGCGCGGCCGGGATGGCCTATTTCGGTGCCAGGGCCGTGACCCGGCCGGTGACATCCCTGTGCCTTGCGGCCGAGCGGCTGGCCCAGGGCGACCTGGCCGCCCGGGCCCCGGTCGCGGGCCGGGACGAACTGGCCACCCTGGCCGCGACGTTCAACGACATGGCCCCCAAGCTGGCCGAACGGCTGCGCCTCAAGCAGGACATGCTCCTTGCCATGGAGGTGCAGCAAAACCTCCTGCCCAAGGCCCCGCCCGTCCTGCCCGGCCTGGACATCGCCGGTGCCACCAGCTTTTGCGACGAGACCGGGGGCGACTATTTCGACTACCTGCACCTGACGCCCCAAGGCGGCGGCATCTGCGACGTGGTCGTCGGCGACGCCACGGGCCACGGCGTGGCGGCGGCCCTTTTCATGGCCACGGGCCGGGCCCTCCTTCGGGCCGGACGCGGCGGCGAGCCCGGTCCGGCGGCCCTGCTCACCCTGGCGAATGGACTTTTGTGGCAGGATACCATGGAATCGGGCCGCTTCCTGACCCTTTACTACCTGCGCCTCACCGACGGCGGCCTGGCTCCCGACGGCGGGCTGACCTGGGCCCGGGCCGGCCACGACCCGGCCCTGCTCTACGATCCGGCCACCGACGCCTTCGAGGAACTCATGGGGCCGGGGCTGCCGCTTGGCGTGCTGCCCGACTATGCCTACGAGGAGCAGTCGCACTCCGGGCTCGCCCCGGGCCAGGTGCTGGCCATCGGCACGGACGGCATCTGGGAAGCCCGAAATCCGGCCGGCGAGATGTACGGCAAGGAGCGGTTCCGGCGGGTGCTGCGGGCCACGGCCCGGGGCACGGCCGAAGCCATCGTGGCCGCGATCCACCAGGACGTGGCCGGGTTCCAGGCCGGCGCCCCCCGGGACGACGACATCACCGTGGTTGTGGTCAAGGCCCTGGGCTGA
- the rpsF gene encoding 30S ribosomal protein S6 translates to MRKYEALLLLSPELATDNRQEIIENLKGVLERQSATILLVDEWGMRDLAYPVQKKSRGHFTRFEFAAPATAIAEFERIVRITDGIMKFITVKLADKFVPEGA, encoded by the coding sequence ATGCGGAAGTACGAAGCCTTGCTGTTGCTCTCTCCGGAGTTGGCAACCGACAATCGGCAGGAGATCATCGAGAACCTGAAAGGTGTTCTCGAGCGTCAAAGCGCCACCATTCTGCTCGTCGACGAGTGGGGGATGCGCGATCTTGCCTACCCCGTCCAGAAAAAGTCCCGCGGCCACTTCACCCGCTTTGAATTCGCGGCTCCGGCCACGGCCATCGCGGAATTCGAACGTATCGTGCGCATCACCGACGGCATCATGAAGTTCATCACCGTCAAGCTCGCCGACAAGTTCGTGCCAGAGGGAGCGTAA
- the rpsR gene encoding 30S ribosomal protein S18, with protein MAFKKKFTPKKKFCRFCANKNLPVDYKRPDILKDFVTDRGKIIARRITGTCAKCQRKLTLEIKRARQMAMLYYTATHSADLLKKM; from the coding sequence ATGGCCTTTAAGAAGAAATTCACCCCCAAGAAGAAATTCTGCCGCTTCTGCGCCAACAAGAACCTGCCCGTCGACTACAAGCGCCCTGACATCCTCAAGGATTTCGTCACGGATCGCGGCAAGATCATCGCCCGGCGCATCACCGGCACCTGCGCCAAGTGCCAGCGCAAGCTGACCTTGGAAATCAAGCGGGCCCGCCAGATGGCCATGCTGTACTATACGGCCACCCACAGCGCCGATCTTCTGAAGAAAATGTAA
- the rplI gene encoding 50S ribosomal protein L9: protein MELILRADVENLGRLGDKVAVKPGYGRNYLIPQGLAMLASDANLRRFENERKKLQAKRDALASAAQSLADRLAAAEIVIEVRVGEGDKLYGSVTSGIIADRLAEKGIEIDRKKIVLDEPIRSLGVYEVPVKLLPELRGLVRVTVKRQGGAEEEPVLAPAGAPVTEAEASGQPEEETA, encoded by the coding sequence ATGGAACTTATTTTGCGCGCGGACGTGGAAAACCTGGGCCGCCTCGGCGACAAGGTCGCCGTCAAGCCGGGCTACGGCCGCAATTATCTGATTCCCCAGGGCTTGGCCATGCTGGCCTCTGACGCCAACCTGCGCCGTTTTGAAAACGAGCGCAAAAAACTGCAGGCCAAGCGCGACGCCCTGGCCTCCGCCGCCCAGTCCCTGGCCGACAGGCTGGCCGCCGCCGAGATCGTCATCGAGGTCCGCGTGGGCGAGGGCGACAAGCTCTACGGCTCCGTCACCTCCGGCATCATCGCCGACCGGCTGGCCGAGAAGGGCATCGAGATCGACCGCAAGAAGATCGTCCTCGACGAGCCCATCCGGTCCCTTGGCGTGTACGAGGTCCCGGTGAAACTCCTGCCCGAACTGCGCGGCCTGGTCCGGGTGACCGTGAAACGCCAGGGCGGTGCCGAGGAAGAACCCGTTCTCGCCCCGGCGGGAGCCCCTGTGACCGAGGCCGAAGCCAGTGGACAGCCCGAGGAAGAAACCGCGTAA
- the dnaB gene encoding replicative DNA helicase — MDSPRKKPRNAKSSGPAGSGTTLTGQDLERVSSDVLRKVPPQNLEAEQAVLGGILLKNSVLFNLVDLVGEDDFYSPAHRLVFQAILELSRKNAPIDLVSLAEALRTAGRLEEVGGPAYLAELTSSTVSAANALHHAGIVREKAVQRKLISAAVDIITKCYEGGQETENLLDESEQAIFAIADSRTTKGLHSSKDLVTRVFEQIEKRMENKELVTGVPTGYYQFDEYTAGLQPSDLIIIAGRPSMGKTAFAMNVAMRGSAMHGAPTAIFSLEMSMEQIMQRMLCCWGKVDLSKLRRGRLDDEDWSRLYDAANHLSAAPIFIDDTPAITTMDLRARCRRLKAEHGLGLIVVDYLQLMRASRRIESREQEISEISRSLKALAKELHVPVIALSQLNRKVEERADKRPMMSDLRESGAIEQDADVIIFLYRAAAYKKKEELTPEDNVAEVIIGKQRNGPTGMVRLTFLKESTSFENLSDIPPPSELSMG; from the coding sequence GTGGACAGCCCGAGGAAGAAACCGCGTAACGCCAAGTCTTCTGGTCCGGCCGGAAGCGGTACCACGCTGACCGGGCAGGACCTGGAGCGGGTCTCTTCAGACGTCCTTAGAAAAGTCCCCCCCCAGAACCTCGAAGCCGAGCAAGCGGTTCTGGGGGGGATTTTACTCAAGAATTCCGTCCTTTTCAATCTCGTCGATCTGGTCGGGGAAGACGATTTCTACTCTCCGGCCCACCGCCTCGTCTTTCAGGCCATCCTCGAGCTGTCGCGCAAAAACGCCCCCATCGACCTCGTGTCCCTGGCCGAGGCCCTGCGCACGGCCGGACGCCTGGAAGAAGTCGGCGGCCCGGCCTATCTGGCCGAGCTGACCTCCTCTACGGTCTCGGCGGCCAACGCCCTGCACCACGCCGGCATCGTCCGGGAAAAGGCGGTGCAGCGAAAGCTCATCAGCGCGGCCGTGGACATCATCACCAAGTGCTACGAAGGCGGCCAGGAGACGGAAAACCTGCTCGACGAATCCGAGCAGGCCATCTTCGCCATCGCCGACTCGCGCACCACCAAGGGCCTGCATTCGTCCAAGGACCTCGTGACCCGCGTTTTCGAGCAGATCGAGAAACGCATGGAAAACAAGGAACTGGTCACCGGCGTCCCCACCGGCTACTACCAGTTCGACGAATACACCGCCGGGCTCCAGCCCTCGGACCTCATCATCATCGCCGGCCGGCCCTCCATGGGCAAGACCGCCTTTGCCATGAACGTGGCCATGCGCGGCTCGGCCATGCACGGCGCGCCCACCGCTATTTTTTCGCTCGAAATGTCCATGGAGCAGATCATGCAGCGCATGCTCTGCTGCTGGGGCAAGGTCGACCTGTCCAAGCTCCGTCGTGGGCGGCTCGACGACGAGGACTGGTCGCGGCTTTACGACGCCGCCAACCACCTTTCCGCCGCGCCCATTTTTATCGACGACACCCCGGCCATCACCACCATGGACCTGCGCGCCCGGTGCCGGCGCCTCAAGGCCGAGCACGGCCTCGGCCTCATCGTGGTCGACTACTTGCAACTCATGCGGGCCTCGCGCCGCATCGAATCGCGCGAACAGGAAATTTCCGAGATCTCCCGAAGCCTCAAAGCCCTGGCCAAGGAACTGCATGTGCCGGTCATCGCCCTCTCCCAGCTCAACCGCAAGGTCGAGGAGCGGGCCGACAAGCGCCCCATGATGTCCGACCTGCGCGAATCCGGGGCCATTGAGCAGGACGCCGACGTCATCATTTTCCTCTACCGGGCCGCGGCCTACAAGAAAAAAGAGGAACTGACCCCGGAAGACAACGTGGCCGAGGTCATCATCGGCAAGCAGCGTAACGGCCCGACCGGCATGGTCCGGCTGACGTTTCTCAAGGAATCGACCTCCTTCGAGAATCTTTCCGACATCCCGCCCCCGTCCGAACTGAGCATGGGCTGA
- a CDS encoding phenylacetate--CoA ligase family protein gives MYYDEAEKLSRLEIERLQLMRLQRTLRQAAKSPFYGALFRERGVDPEKVTSLADVRRLPFTTKQDLRDSYPDRLLAMPQSEMVRMHVSSGTTGTPTVIYHTKRDLDWWASLMARCMHMVGLRKTDVFQNMSGYGLFTGGLGIHCGAEKLGCLTIPAGAGNSQRQIKLLMDFKVTGIHIIPSYALHLSTVFAGLGIDPRTLPLRIALVGAEPYTEEARRRLEAMYDMKVYNSYGLSEMNGPGVAFECQEQHGMHVWEDAYLAEIVDPQTGEPLPDGELGELVMTSLGREGMPIIRYRTRDLTRFLTGQCPCGRVHRRIDRLQGRCDDMMIVKGVNIFPMQIERILMSMPEVGQDYLIILERDGYIDNIRIKVEIREEYFVEDMRTLAVLQKRIASRLRDEILVTPRVELVEHNSLPKSDGKAARVCDRRGEGA, from the coding sequence GTGTACTACGACGAGGCGGAGAAGCTCTCCCGGCTGGAGATCGAGCGGCTGCAACTGATGCGGCTGCAAAGGACGCTCAGGCAGGCGGCGAAATCGCCCTTTTACGGGGCGCTTTTCCGCGAGCGCGGCGTTGACCCCGAAAAGGTCACGAGCCTCGCCGACGTCCGCCGGCTGCCTTTCACCACCAAGCAGGACCTGCGCGACAGCTATCCGGACAGGCTGCTCGCCATGCCGCAAAGCGAGATGGTCCGCATGCACGTCTCCTCCGGCACCACCGGCACGCCGACCGTCATCTACCACACCAAGAGAGACCTGGACTGGTGGGCCTCGCTCATGGCCCGTTGCATGCACATGGTGGGCCTGCGAAAGACCGACGTCTTCCAGAACATGTCCGGGTACGGTCTTTTCACCGGCGGCCTTGGCATCCACTGCGGCGCGGAAAAGCTCGGCTGCCTGACCATTCCGGCCGGGGCGGGCAACAGCCAGCGCCAGATAAAGCTCCTCATGGATTTCAAGGTCACGGGCATCCACATCATCCCGTCTTATGCCCTGCACCTGTCCACGGTCTTTGCCGGACTCGGCATCGACCCGAGGACGCTGCCCCTTCGCATCGCCCTGGTCGGGGCCGAGCCCTACACCGAGGAGGCCCGTCGCCGCCTGGAAGCGATGTACGACATGAAGGTCTACAATTCCTACGGCCTGTCCGAGATGAACGGCCCGGGCGTGGCCTTCGAGTGCCAGGAACAGCACGGCATGCACGTCTGGGAAGACGCCTACCTGGCCGAGATCGTGGATCCGCAGACCGGCGAGCCTTTGCCTGACGGCGAGCTCGGGGAACTGGTCATGACCAGCCTCGGCCGCGAGGGCATGCCGATCATCCGCTACCGGACCCGGGACCTGACCCGGTTTCTGACCGGCCAGTGCCCGTGCGGCCGGGTCCACCGCCGCATCGACCGGCTGCAGGGCCGCTGCGACGACATGATGATCGTCAAGGGCGTGAACATCTTTCCCATGCAGATCGAGCGCATTCTCATGTCCATGCCCGAGGTCGGCCAGGACTATCTGATCATCCTGGAGCGCGACGGCTACATCGACAACATCCGCATCAAGGTGGAGATCCGCGAGGAATACTTCGTGGAAGACATGCGGACGCTGGCTGTTTTGCAAAAGCGCATTGCCTCCAGGCTGCGCGATGAGATATTGGTGACGCCCCGGGTGGAGCTGGTGGAGCACAATTCCCTGCCCAAGTCCGACGGCAAGGCCGCCCGGGTGTGCGACAGGCGGGGGGAGGGGGCCTAG